One genomic region from Nymphaea colorata isolate Beijing-Zhang1983 chromosome 12, ASM883128v2, whole genome shotgun sequence encodes:
- the LOC116266156 gene encoding heavy metal-associated isoprenylated plant protein 4-like, whose amino-acid sequence MGEGKGEELVKIEFKAYMHCNECGKEVEKYVTKIEGVQRVEADVEKSRLKVVGRVDSERIQKKLEKKIKRLELLSLSKEKAKVEEKKIVLKLQIHCEKCDEDLKEELMKLKDVYRVKTDFKAQTCTIEGTMEQEKIIEFLHKKFKKHAEVVVQKVEKKKEEEKKKEGEKKVEIKAEKKEVTVEKKVEIKAEQKAPAPYVVQCVYAPQTFSDENPEACHVM is encoded by the exons ATGGGGGAG gGCAAGGGGGAAGAACTTGTGAAAATCGAGTTCAAGGCCTATATGCATTGCAATGAATGTGGGAAGGAGGTGGAGAAGTATGTCACCAAAATTGAAG GAGTTCAGAGGGTGGAGGCGGACGTGGAGAAATCGAGGTTGAAGGTAGTGGGGAGGGTGGATTCCGAGAGGATCCAAAAGAAGCTCGAGAAGAAGATTAAGAGGCTCGaacttctttctctctccaaggAGAAAGCCAAggtggaagaaaagaaa ATCGTCCTCAAGCTTCAAATACACTGTGAGAAATGCGACGAAGACCTGAAGGAAGAGCTAATGAAATTAAAAG ATGTTTATAGAGTAAAAACGGATTTCAAGGCTCAGACGTGCACGATAGAAGGCACCATGGAGCAAGAGAAGATCATCGAGTTTCTGCACAAGAAATTTAAGAAGCATGCGGAAGTTGTAGTGCAAAAggtggagaaaaagaaggaagaggagaagaaaaaggagggggAGAAGAAAGTGGAGATAAAGGCCGAGAAAAAGGAAGTAACTGTGGAGAAGAAAGTAGAGATAAAAGCTGAGCAGAAGGCCCCAGCTCCATACGTTGTTCAATGTGTCTACGCCCCTCAGACTTTCAGTGATGAAAACCCAGAAGCTTGTCATGTCATGTAA